The DNA region GATGAGGTCGGAGAATCTCAACGACTTGATCGATTAACACCCAGTGAGCTATTACCGGCAAGCCTTGAGGTGCCGGTTGAGAGTCAATCGTTTGATAATCAGCTTGAAATCGAAACTCTAGAAAAACGTTCAACTGATCTAGCTTTGCTGCCGGCACCAACTGATAGTAGTATCATGCCGGCATCCGTCGATCAAGATGACGAGCTTGATGAATTCCCCGATGATGTTGAGATGTCTTTGTTCGATCATTTGGAAGAATTGCGACAGCGGATTTTTTATTCGCTGATCGCTGTATTCCTAGGTATTGTTGGCTGTTTTGTCTTCGTCAAGCCAATTGTACAGATATTAGAAGTGCCGGCTCAAAGCGTCAAATTTATTCAAATTGCTCCCGGAGAATATTTCTTTGTTTCCATGAAAACTGCCGGTTACAGCGGTTTGCTAGTAGCCACACCCTTTATTCTCTACCAAATTATTCAATTTGTATTACCTGGACTGACAAAGCGCGAACGCCGGTTCTTGGGTCCCATTGTGCTAGGTTCTAGCTTTCTATTTGTAGGCGGTTTAGCGTTTGCTTATTTTGCGTTAATCCCGGCAGCCTTGCAATTCTTAATCAGCTACGGTGCCGATGTCGTTGAGCAATTGCTGTCAATTGATCGCTATTTTGAATTTATTTTGCTGCTGTTGTTTAGCACCGGCATCGCCTTTCAAATTCCCGTCATCCAAATGCTACTCGGTTTGCTGGGTATTGTTTCCTCAAAGCAAATGCTGTCTGGCTGGCGTTACGTGTTCCTGGGTGCTGCCATTTTAGGCGCGGTTCTCACGCCTTCCACCGATCCTTTAACCCAATGCCTGCTGGGTGGTGCTGTCGTTACGCTCTACTTTGGCGGCACGGGTTTAGTGATGCTTTTGGGGCGCTGACATCGGGCCGGTTAGAAGCTTTGATGCAGTTATTTTATCTAGTTATGCTTCCTGAACAATCGCCAAAGACCTAGTAAAAAGAAGTATGTAATCAGTTTAAGGGTTGCTAGCACAAGAAAATTAGATGTAAGTTTGCTTGCCAGCGACCAGGCCGGTTTTGCTGAGGGTTAACCATGCCCTGTCCTGCAGTGTGTCATAATTCTAGGTATAAGGCACTACCGCGTTTAGGGCTAGGGAGAATGTAGAATATCCCAAAATAGCATTCCATAAATGTAATCAATACATTTTATAAAATATTTTGTAATGACAGATACCCATTCACCCACTAAATTTTCGTAACCTAGTATATAGCAAGCTTTTTATAGTTAGGAATGGAAACCCAAAAACCCGGATCTATACCACTGATGAAAAGCATCACCCTGAACCTCTAAAATTCCTTACCTCTGCTATAAGGACTGGATGACATCTACCGCTCAGTAGCGTTTAACCCTAATTGTTTGCGGTCTTAATTGAATTGCCACCCCCTGATGGCTGCATACGTTAGGTTAGAAGAGAAGATCCGTTGACTGGAACCATACAGCGTTTGTGACTTATCGAGCGTGCTAAACAATGTCTTTGAAAGTCGAACTTCTAGAGCCTCACGTAACAGAGTTTGAATCTAGACTCCTCTCCAGCAGAGAGCTAGCTGAGCAAATGCCAACGCCAACTGAAGTCATGTACCGCAGCTTTGTGGAAAACGCGGTTGTGGGGATGTTTCAAGCAACAACGAGCGGGCGTTTTTTAATGGCAAATTTGGCATTAACTCGCATCTGCGGTTATGAGATGCCGGCAGAAATGACAGCTTGTGCTATTAATCTGAAAGCTTTATTGTATGTCGCTTCAGGCCGGCATACAGAGTTGATCCATTTGTTGCAGCACCAGGCAAACGTCTACAAATTTGAATCTCAGATTTATCGCCTAGATGGCAGTAAAATTTGGATTTGTGAAAACCTCCGCGCTATTTTTGATGCTAACGGCAAAATGCTCGGTTATGAAGGGACAGTCGAAGATATTACCGAGCGAAAACAGGCAGAAGTCTCACTGCAAGACGCACTGCAAAAAGAAAAAGCACT from Microcoleus sp. FACHB-68 includes:
- the tatC gene encoding twin-arginine translocase subunit TatC — its product is MPASVDQDDELDEFPDDVEMSLFDHLEELRQRIFYSLIAVFLGIVGCFVFVKPIVQILEVPAQSVKFIQIAPGEYFFVSMKTAGYSGLLVATPFILYQIIQFVLPGLTKRERRFLGPIVLGSSFLFVGGLAFAYFALIPAALQFLISYGADVVEQLLSIDRYFEFILLLLFSTGIAFQIPVIQMLLGLLGIVSSKQMLSGWRYVFLGAAILGAVLTPSTDPLTQCLLGGAVVTLYFGGTGLVMLLGR